The following are encoded in a window of Thunnus albacares chromosome 17, fThuAlb1.1, whole genome shotgun sequence genomic DNA:
- the si:ch211-237i5.4 gene encoding protein slit, translating to MCLIFPVLFFLLLAFYSPPFLFPSVECLRLCPHECICYEHAELVDCRARGFEHVPRGLPHGTWLLELGGNNLSEIGTRAFTGLWSLRVLVLTHSQIQEIQPQAFFSLSFLEKLDLSWNQLKSLPVDFSTSLSALRELRLEHNNLCHISGYSLEYLDNMEKLDLSHNQLVSVGPGVFRGLSRLRQLYLHNNRLSVVQQGSLDMLPGLEVLQLNNNNISQIESDALAPLYSLAVLALEGNNLRHLKFKTFISLHTTATHIQLSGNPWSCDCELHRVFSKILHVRHLHIVDYRNVTCQDPPQLAGASLAWVDSQLCIAETATVLVITVTVLVTVVAALVMAERNRKRNHGKKWETESQSPPS from the exons ATGTGTCTCATTTTCCCTGTCCTATTCTTCCTCCTTCTTGCCTTTTATTCCCCCCCATTCCTTTTTCCATCGGTTGAGTGCTTGCGGTTGTGTCCACACGAGTGCATTTGTTATGAGCATGCTGAACTAGTGGACTGTCGTGCCCGTGGGTTCGAGCACGTTCCCAGAGGCCTCCCACACGGCACATGGCTGCTGGAGCTGGGAGGAAACAATCTGAGTGAGATTGGCACCCGAGCCTTCACTGGACTGTGGTCCCTGCGGGTGCTGGTGCTCACCCACAGCCAGATACAAGAAATCCAACCACAG gcaTTTTTCTCGTTGTCCTTCCTGGAGAAGCTGGATCTGAGCTGGAACCAGTTAAAATCTCTCCCTGTCGACTTCTCCACCAGTCTGTCTGCTCTCAGAGAGCTTCGACTGGAGCACAACAACTTATGTCATATATCTGGATACAG CTTGGAGTATCTGGACAACATGGAGAAGCTGGACCTCAGTCATAACCAGTTGGTGTCGGTCGGCCCTGGTGTGTTTAGGGGCCTCTCCAGGCTCAGACAGCTTTACCTGCACAACAACAGATTGTCTGTGGTGCAGCAGGGGAGCCTGGATATGCTGCCTGGATTAGAG gtGCTCCAGCTGAATAATAACAACATCTCTCAGATAGAGAGTGATGCTCTGGCTCCTCTCTACAGCCTGGCTGTTCTGGCTCTGGAGGGAAACAACCTGCGTCACCTCAAGTTTAAAACTTTCATCAGCCTACATACAACAGCTACACACATCCAGCTGTCAG GCAATCCATGGAGTTGTGACTGTGAGCTGCATCGCGTCTTTAGCAAAATCTTGCACGTTCGCCATCTTCACATTGTTGACTACCGCAATGTGACGTGCCAAGACCCACCGCAGCTGGCCGGGGCTTCGCTGGCTTGGGTGGACAGCCAGCTCTGCATCGCAGAGACCGCCACCGTACTCGTTATCACTGTCACCGTGCTGGTCACTGTGGTGGCGGCTTTGGTGATGGCAGAAAGGAACCGGAAGAGGAACCATGGAAAGAAATGGGAAACAGAGTCACAGAGCCCCCCGTCCTGA